GTCAAAAGTGCGCGCATTTATCTGATAAACAAATTGCCCGTCTGAATTACAATTAAAGAAATCGCGATACCTGCTTTCCTTTATTTTATTAATAAGGTTGTTTAAGAAATGCCGCACTCTCTTTTCAGGCCGTTCTGTCTTTTCCTGGTGCTCTGCTGCGCGTTGCTTTCACTGGCGCAGGCCGCAGAGCCGGATAGCGCGCCGCTGCAAACCCGCATTGCGAATTTGCTGGCAGCGGATAACGACGCGCAGGAAAACCAACCGACATTGCATATCCGCATTGTGACACCGCAAGCAAAGCTCGCCGGGTTATGTCCCGCGCCGGATTTGCGCCTTTCCGGCCATCCGGTGCGCCTGACGGGAAACCGTAGCGTCATTGCCAAATGCGGGAACAAGCAGCAATTTATTCAAATCAAGGTGAGTGCGACTGGCCAGTACTGGATTGCGGCGCATACGCTTACGCCGGGGCAGGTTGTCCGCGAAGGGGATATTCAGGCGGTAACCGGCGAACTGGATAAACTCCCCGCCGGGCTGCTGCT
The nucleotide sequence above comes from Kosakonia sp. H02. Encoded proteins:
- the flgA gene encoding flagellar basal body P-ring formation chaperone FlgA — encoded protein: MPHSLFRPFCLFLVLCCALLSLAQAAEPDSAPLQTRIANLLAADNDAQENQPTLHIRIVTPQAKLAGLCPAPDLRLSGHPVRLTGNRSVIAKCGNKQQFIQIKVSATGQYWIAAHTLTPGQVVREGDIQAVTGELDKLPAGLLLDVRKIIGSTPTRIIRPGQPLSDNQLRRRWAVVANRDVEIVAPGDGFLIHAKGKALDNAAQDESVRIRTRTGRVVTATVVAEGTVSINLDN